The following are from one region of the Vitis riparia cultivar Riparia Gloire de Montpellier isolate 1030 chromosome 9, EGFV_Vit.rip_1.0, whole genome shotgun sequence genome:
- the LOC117922497 gene encoding uncharacterized protein LOC117922497, translated as MSGKKAVSIQMNEIEDGCLEINITVTGKEVALEKDGRPRKKIEYNNNLKIIIKDPEAGPQAAGTSTGPSAGHEPGPSAGHEPGPSAGHEPGRKPGRKGTGKN; from the exons ATGTCAGGGAAAAAGGCTGTTAGCATTCAGATGAATGAAATCGAGGACGGTTGCCTCGAAATCAATATTACCG TTACTGGAAAAGAAGTTGCGCTGGAGAAAGATGGACGCCCCCGGAAAAAAATCGAATATAACAACAAtctaaaaataatcatcaaagaCCCCGAGGCAGGCCCCCAGGCAGCAGGCACCAGCACAGGCCCCAGCGCAGGCCACGAGCCAGGCCCCAGCGCAGGCCACGAGCCAGGCCCCAGCGCAGGCCACGAGCCAGGCCGCAAGCCAGGCCGCAAGGGCACCGGTAAAAATTAA